One genomic region from Octopus bimaculoides isolate UCB-OBI-ISO-001 chromosome 30, ASM119413v2, whole genome shotgun sequence encodes:
- the LOC106881635 gene encoding mucin-6-like gives MTEPCKTAPKRPAHCHTSKSHCNASNRTQLLCTTQQHVPLQCTTRHNTVPYNTRPSSNTVYNNTSYYITNCSSLQYTTPNYARGCKAAPCSTSHYTTPYVAPWHTKPHRTKPSEFLKFNSTPRTSASRHTAQDQSTSHQSTSHQSTTHQSTSHQSASGSSTSQSTSQRVTLRESTTQRAKPHQSTSEYTTPRSTSQRVTLLQSTSQRTKPHKSASKYTKPQSTTQRAKSHQSASKHTTPQQNTSQHATSQQSASKYTTPQQNTSQYTTPHQTTHQYVSLNRPKTEYILTYNTKPPQAGPYCTLAQYTKPNRAALHYTTPSYRTTPSHPTLYYITPHGTAAANRTLHYITTQYPASQQTGQRNTKLNYVAPLQTAPQYTTSQQTEQHNTKLNYTEQHNTKLNYIAPLQTAPQYTTLQQSKQQNTKLNYVAPLQTAPQYTTLQQTEQHNTKLNYVAPLQTAPQYTTLQQSKQQVRNATPPQNTPHCSAPLHSTATLHQTVPSHATPVTLHYIPAYHTLYQHPLYYYTVPNNTTLSETASPHTTTNPSTLYPYYTPHYNPSYFTSPHHTYLHYTSLHHASPHCTTPHHLAPDQSVQQYATLQQGALHGNVPQYTTLQYNTPLQTTLHYAAPQTATLSDPAPVWTTSHDTAPNRATVVPTTTLNSFTSPQAIPSCTALHYPASNTTPYRIAGQRAAPYSAKKTHTTPRYTTAPAPTTTKYVVPQQTVLRYSTPRSTKNTSRSVLYHTTLPQSTTYNNEVQQSEPYYSEPHLTTLQSTASHHVTPHKTKLNPTAQEFITLESHALESIPEEFITPESNALESTLIESNLIEPNTLESTALDSTALESTLIESNTLEPTQQESTALELNPQEFNTLEFTELEVNLQESNTLESTALETNSQESNTLGSTALETDPQESTALESIALEANPQESNTLESTTLEVNPQESNTLESTALETNPQESNILESIALEANPQEFNTLESTALEANPQESSTLESIALEANPQESNTLESTALEANPQESNTLVPTALDNTTSHPTNPHRTKLFPIKPHPTKPHSTTQRPNPGRSTVTTVNDTTPYPLHHTTTLQHITVLYTAPNNATLQRTTPPPSICANYTVLHCRLHSCNTQ, from the exons TGAGCCATGCAAAACTGCACCTAAACGCCCTGCACACTGTCACACTTCAAAATCCCACTGCAACGCATCGAATCGCACCCAGTTACTTTGCACCACACAACAACACGTCCCACTTCAATGCACCACCCGACACAACACTGTCCCATACAACACGAGACCAAGTTCTAACACGGTATACAACAACACATCATACTACATCACAAACTGCAGCTCCCTACAGTACACCACACCGAACTACGCCAGAGGCTGCAAGGCTGCACCTTGCTCCACATCACACTATACCACACCTTACGTTGCACCATGGCACACTAAACCGCATCGCACTAAGCCATCAGAGTTTTTGAAGTTCAACTCCACACCGCGCACCTCTGCGTCACGTCAcactgcacaagaccaaagtACATCACATCAAAGTACATCACATCAAAGTACAACACATCAAAGTACATCACATCAAAGTGCATCAGGGTCCTCCACATCACAAAGTACATCACAGCGTGTCACATTGCGTGAAAGTACAACACAGCGTGCCAAGCCACATCAAAGCACATCAGAGTACACTACACCGCGGAGTACATCACAGCGTGTCACATTGCTTCAAAGTACATCACAGCGAACCAAGCCGCATAAAAGCGCATCGAAGTACACCAAACCACAAAGTACAACACAGCGTGCCAAATCACATCAAAGTGCATCAAAGCACACCACACCGCAACAAAATACATCCCAGCACGCTACATCGCAGCAAAGTGCATCAAAGTACACAACCCCGCAACAAAATACATCCCAGTACACTACGCCACACCAAACGACTCATCAGTACGTCTCCCTAAACCGCCCCAAAACAGAATACATCTTAACCTACAATACAAAACCACCACAGGCTGGACCCTATTGTACGCTTGCGCAGTATACCAAACCAAATCGTGCAGCCCTACACTACACCACTCCATCGTACCGTACCACTCCAAGTCATCCCACTTTATACTACATCACTCCACACGGCACTGCAGCAGCGAATCGCACACTTCACTACATCACTACACAGTACCCTGCGTCGCAGCAGACCGGACAACGCAACACTAAACTAAACTACGTCGCGCCACTCCAAACTGCACCGCAATACACTACATCGCAACAGACCGAACAACACAACACTAAACTAAACTAC ACCGAACAACACAACACTAAACTAAACTACATCGCGCCACTCCAAACTGCACCGCAATACACTACATTGCAACAGAGCAAACAACAGAACACTAAACTAAACTACGTCGCGCCACTCCAAACTGCACCGCAATACACTACATTGCAACAGACCGAACAACACAACACTAAACTAAACTACGTCGCGCCACTCCAAACTGCACCGCAATACACTACATTGCAACAGAGCAAACAACAAGTAAGGAACGCCACACCACCCCAAAACACACCACATTGCAGTGCACCACTCCATAGCACAGCTACACTACATCAAACAGTGCCATCCCACGCTACACCTGTGACCCTACACTATATCCCTGCATACCACACTCTATACCAACATCCTTTGTATTACTACACTGTGCCAAACAACACCACCCTAAGCGAAACTGCATCTCCCCACACTACAACAAACCCCTCCACACTATATCCCTATTACACTCCACACTACAACCCCTCGTACTTCACTTCCCCGCACCACACGTACTTGCACTACACCTCATTGCACCACGCATCCCCTCACTGCACGACACCGCACCATCTTGCGCCAGATCAAAGTGTGCAGCAATACGCCACTCTACAGCAAGGTGCACTACACGGCAACGTGCCTCAGTACACTACCTTGCAATATAATACACCACTCCAAACCACTCTTCATTACGCTGCGCCCCAAACAGCCACACTAAGCGACCCTGCACCAGTGTGGACCACATCGCACGACACTGCGCCAAACAGAGCCACCGTGGTACCCACGACCACACTAAACTCCTTTACATCACCGCAAGCCATACCTAGCTGCACTGCATTGCATTACCCTGCATCGAATACCACACCCTATCGCATTGCAGGACAACGTGCCGCACCATATTCAGCCAAGAAGACCCACACGACACCGCGTTACACTACTGCACCAGCTCCAACCACAACGAAGTACGTTGTCCCACAACAAACCGTACTTCGGTATAGCACACCACGCAGCACTAAAAACACAAGCCGTAGCGTACTTTACCATACCACATTACCCCAAAGTACAACTTATAATAATGAAGTACAGCAAAGTGAGCCTTACTACTCAGAACCGCATCTAACAACATTGCAAAGCACTGCATCACATCACGTCACACCCCACAAAACTAAACTAAACCCCACCGCACAAGAGTTCATAACATTAGAGTCCCATGCATTAGAATCCATCCCAGAAGAGTTCATAACACCAGAGTCTAATGCATTAGAATCCACCCTTATAGAGTCCAATCTAATAGAGCCCAATACACTAGAGTCCACAGCACTAGACTCTACAGCATTAGAATCTACCCTTATAGAGTCTAACACACTCGAACCCACCCAACAAGAGTCCACAGCATTAGAGTTGAACCCACAAGAGTTCAACACACTAGAGTTCACAGAACTAGAGGTGAACCTACAAGAGTCCAACACATTAGAGTCTACAGCGCTAGAGACGAACTCACAAGAGTCCAACACACTAGGGTCCACAGCGCTAGAGACAGACCCACAAGAGTCAACAGCACTAGAGTCCATAGCGCTAGAGGCAAACCCACAAGAGTCCAACACACTAGAGTCTACAACACTAGAGGTGAACCCACAAGAGTCCAACACACTAGAGTCTACAGCACTAGAGACAAACCCACAAGAGTCCAACATACTAGAGTCCATAGCGCTAGAGGCAAACCCACAAGAGTTCAACACACTAGAGTCTACAGCACTAGAGGCGAACCCACAAGAGTCCAGCACACTAGAGTCCATAGCGCTAGAGGCAAACCCACAAGAGTCCAACACACTAGAATCTACAGCACTAGAGGCGAACCCACAAGAGTCCAACACACTAGTGCCCACAGCACTAGATAACACCACATCACACCCCACAAACCCCCACCGCACCAAACTCTTTCCGATCAAACCCCACCCCACCAAACCACACTCCACGACACAGCGCCCTAACCCCGGACGCTCCACTGTCACAACAGTCAACGACACCACACCATATC CACTACATCATACCACCACGTTACAACACATCACAGTTCTCTACACCGCACCAAACAACGCTACCCTGCAACGCACGACACCTCCACCTTCCATCTGTGCAAACTACACCGTGCTGCACTGCAGGTTACACAGCTGTAACACACAGTAG
- the LOC106881633 gene encoding uncharacterized protein LOC106881633 has protein sequence MATGNEDQNLFKGMNELKTSLGSFITTESINSDHIGYQKSVSEIQTAPKEPPAEAASVAVQNNNVSVSNTATSNNEHAEEVNVTYPHISLQPAKKKLSSLESQRVMNVYVDMVERAVLVGMFPFVLDNLHLFNDAFDDHLKDCFKNHAGLQVSYTETRRDFLTFCRRMRRSAYQQPKVIDLTAEAEMTRKLSSDFDGEAEEEDSSIITTSEDEIDVHYRHSTSDDVDDTDMYICHDDEYEASLGKATKKISYDSYNYSLFGEEERGDYPLQSISPSETCLSLNSSIETRESSDESMRAHELGRQLSYIADRLSNSCKNILRAINANTTAAKEIVKYKDNMSPELQEFVNKLNELKSILRIRLLTTPLEEKEQDEYLKETAEKAVQNKKLIEKLEKELAEVTAAKDEQVLHIAKVQGRNRS, from the coding sequence ATGGCTACGGGGAATGAAGACCAAAACCTGTTTAAAGGTATGAATGAGCTTAAAACATCCCTCGGTAGTTTCATCACTACGGAAAGCATAAATTCCGATCACATTGGCTACCAAAAATCTGTATCTGAAATTCAAACAGCACCAAAGGAACCACCAGCAGAAGCTGCATCTGTCGCTGTCCAGAATAATAACGTAAGTGTTAGTAACACTGCAACAAGTAACAATGAACACGCCGAAGAAGTGAATGTTACCTACCCTCACATCAGTTTGCAGCCAGCAAAGAAGAAGCTGTCGTCGCTCGAGTCGCAACGAGTGATGAACGTATATGTGGACATGGTCGAAAGAGCCGTGTTGGTAGGTATGTTTCCATTTGTCTTGGATAATTTACACCTCTTCAATGACGCCTTTGACGACCATTTGAAAGACTGTTTTAAGAATCACGCCGGCCTCCAAGTATCCTACACGGAAACACGGCGTGATTTCCTCACGTTTTGCCGCCGGATGCGTCGGTCAGCCTACCAACAGCCTAAGGTTATAGATTTGACTGCTGAGGCAGAAATGACGAGAAAACTTTCTAGTGATTTTGACGGTGAAGCTGAAGAGGAAGACAGTTCCATCATTACAACTAGTGAAGATGAAATTGATGTCCACTATAGACATTCCACAAGTGACGATGTAGACGACACTGACATGTATATCTGTCATGATGATGAATACGAAGCCAGCCTTGGGAAAGCCACGAAAAAGATCAGCTACGACAGTTATAATTACTCGCTCTTTGGGGAAGAAGAGCGTGGCGATTACCCGCTGCAGTCCATATCACCGAGCGAGACTTGCTTGAGCTTGAATTCCTCGATAGAAACGAGAGAGAGCAGTGACGAAAGCATGAGGGCGCATGAACTCGGCCGGCAGCTGTCGTACATCGCTGACCGGCTGAGCAACTCGTGCAAGAACATACTGCGGGCTATCAACGCAAACACGACGGCCGCGAAGGAGATAGTGAAATATAAAGACAATATGTCACCGGAGCTACAGGAGTTTGTAAACAAACTGAATGAGTTGAAGAGCATTTTAAGAATCCGCTTGCTGACCACCCCTCTCGAAGAGAAGGAGCAAGACGAATACCTGAAAGAGACGGCAGAGAAAGCTGTTCAAAATAAGAAACTTATTGAAAAGCTAGAAAAAGAACTGGCAGAGGTAACAGCGGCCAAGGATGAACAGGTATTACATATTg